From the genome of Acidimicrobiales bacterium, one region includes:
- a CDS encoding universal stress protein gives MSRLVVGASSTDLAVFAAESAISLLGEGHRVILLCVTNPALVASPASDSEAVATARLTLDTDAGPEDVLASAERVEADARSDIDEALRSRHLDDKVRVRVDTGELGETLCRVALEERADLIVLGRRRATRARRLRMVIEAAHCPVLVVNERRA, from the coding sequence ATGAGCCGGCTCGTCGTCGGCGCCTCGAGCACCGACCTCGCCGTCTTCGCGGCGGAGTCGGCGATCAGCCTCCTCGGCGAGGGCCATCGGGTGATCCTCCTCTGCGTGACGAACCCGGCGCTCGTCGCCTCACCCGCGAGCGACAGCGAGGCGGTCGCCACCGCCCGCCTCACCCTCGACACCGACGCCGGCCCCGAGGACGTCCTCGCCTCGGCCGAGCGCGTCGAGGCCGACGCCCGCAGCGACATCGACGAGGCGCTCCGCAGCCGCCACCTCGACGACAAGGTGCGCGTGCGCGTCGACACCGGAGAGCTCGGCGAGACCCTGTGCCGCGTCGCACTCGAGGAACGAGCCGATCTCATCGTCCTCGGTCGGCGACGCGCGACGCGCGCGCGACGCCTGCGGATGGTGATCGAGGCCGCCCACTGCCCGGTCCTCGTGGTGAACGAGCGCCGGGCGTAA